Proteins encoded by one window of Candidatus Binatia bacterium:
- the pheA gene encoding prephenate dehydratase, which yields MPPRTTSIDALRAHIDRIDEKLLTLLNRRARLAVAIGQHKRRERASIYTPDREKRIVQRLLAVNKGPLKAENIRPIFREIMSACLSLERRLRVACLGPLGTFSHQAVREQFGSASEVIPVSSIAGAFDEVERGRADYAVVPVENSTEGTVAATLDRFVTSPLVIKAELLLRIEQCLLSRSGRPGDLRRIVSHPQSLGQCREWLAQHFPGLPQAEAASNSQAAIMAGEDPHIGAIAGRVAAEEYGLKVMASNIQDQKHNCTRFLVLGLDGIGRPSGDDKTSVLLSLPHEAGALHRVLKPFADNRVSISTIESRPLKERAWEYLFFLDLVGHVKERRVARALAAVKSRCLSLKVLGSYPASPGPV from the coding sequence TTGCCGCCGCGCACGACCTCGATTGATGCTCTCCGCGCCCACATCGATCGTATTGATGAGAAGCTGCTCACGCTGCTGAACCGGCGCGCCCGCTTGGCGGTCGCCATCGGTCAACACAAGCGCCGCGAGCGTGCCAGCATTTACACGCCGGACCGCGAAAAACGCATCGTGCAACGCCTGCTGGCGGTCAATAAAGGGCCGCTGAAGGCGGAGAACATCCGTCCGATCTTTCGCGAGATTATGTCGGCCTGCCTGTCGTTGGAAAGACGGCTGCGGGTTGCCTGTCTTGGACCGTTGGGGACCTTCTCGCACCAGGCCGTGCGGGAGCAGTTCGGGTCCGCCAGCGAGGTCATTCCGGTCAGCTCGATCGCTGGGGCGTTTGATGAGGTCGAGCGCGGACGTGCCGATTACGCCGTGGTGCCAGTGGAGAACTCGACCGAAGGCACGGTGGCGGCAACGCTCGATCGGTTCGTCACCTCACCGCTCGTCATCAAGGCGGAACTGTTGCTGCGAATCGAGCAGTGTCTGCTCTCGCGCAGCGGCCGCCCCGGCGACTTGCGCCGCATCGTATCGCATCCGCAATCGCTCGGGCAGTGCCGGGAGTGGCTGGCGCAGCATTTCCCCGGGTTGCCGCAGGCCGAGGCCGCGAGCAATTCGCAAGCGGCCATTATGGCCGGGGAAGACCCACACATTGGCGCGATCGCTGGGCGCGTGGCCGCCGAGGAGTACGGCCTCAAGGTGATGGCCTCCAACATTCAGGATCAAAAGCATAACTGCACCCGCTTCTTGGTGTTGGGACTCGATGGTATTGGCCGACCGAGTGGCGATGACAAGACCTCCGTGTTGCTGTCGTTGCCGCACGAGGCCGGGGCCTTGCATCGCGTGCTCAAGCCGTTCGCGGACAATCGCGTCAGCATCAGCACCATCGAGTCGCGGCCGCTGAAAGAGCGGGCATGGGAATACCTCTTCTTCCTCGACCTGGTGGGTCACGTAAAGGAGCGACGAGTGGCACGGGCGCTGGCGGCAGTGAAAAGCCGATGTCTGTCGCTCAAGGTGCTGGGATCGTACCCGGCGTCGCCAGGGCCGGTGTAG
- the hisC gene encoding histidinol-phosphate transaminase — protein sequence MAVDIKSRVPEWIRSLAPYPPGKPIEELEREYGILGSIKLASNENPLGPSPKALAAITAALGNLHRYPDGSCFYLKRAVAKKLGVSPDVLIFGNGSNEIIELAVRTFMQRGDEAVMADQAFIVYRLVVQAAGGIGRIVPLRQFTHDLEAIAEAITPATRIVFLANPNNPTGTIFFRRQWEEFLAALPPHVIVVMDEAYCEFVDDPEYPDSLADHSPHRLLITLRTFSKVYGLAGLRIGYGVAHPELVELMNRVRQPFNVGNLAQVGALAALDDDEHVERTKHCNREGMAFLHQECARLGLDYVPSWANFLLVRVGNGARIYEALLRQGVIVRPMSVYGFPEHVRVTVGTAAENGRFITALEHIVRGGGAGAAAF from the coding sequence ATGGCTGTGGACATCAAATCCCGGGTTCCCGAATGGATCCGCTCGCTGGCGCCCTATCCCCCGGGGAAGCCCATCGAAGAGCTGGAGCGCGAGTACGGTATCCTGGGGTCCATCAAACTGGCCTCCAATGAGAATCCGCTCGGCCCGTCGCCCAAAGCACTGGCGGCGATCACCGCGGCGCTCGGCAACTTGCATCGCTACCCGGACGGCAGCTGCTTTTATCTCAAGCGGGCGGTGGCCAAGAAGCTGGGCGTCTCGCCCGACGTGCTCATCTTCGGCAACGGCTCCAACGAGATCATCGAGCTGGCCGTGCGCACGTTCATGCAGCGCGGCGACGAAGCGGTCATGGCGGATCAAGCCTTCATCGTCTACCGCCTGGTGGTGCAGGCGGCCGGAGGGATCGGTCGCATCGTGCCGCTGCGCCAGTTCACGCACGACCTCGAAGCCATCGCCGAAGCGATCACCCCGGCAACGCGCATCGTCTTCCTGGCCAATCCCAACAACCCGACGGGGACCATCTTCTTTCGCCGGCAATGGGAGGAATTCCTGGCCGCCTTGCCGCCGCACGTCATTGTGGTGATGGACGAGGCGTACTGCGAGTTTGTTGACGACCCGGAGTACCCGGATTCGCTGGCCGACCACAGCCCCCACCGCCTGTTGATCACGCTGCGGACCTTTTCGAAGGTTTACGGGCTCGCCGGTTTGCGCATCGGATATGGTGTGGCCCATCCAGAGTTGGTCGAGTTGATGAACCGGGTCCGCCAACCGTTTAATGTCGGAAACCTGGCGCAGGTGGGTGCGTTGGCCGCGTTGGATGATGACGAGCACGTCGAGCGGACCAAGCACTGCAACCGCGAGGGCATGGCGTTTCTCCATCAAGAGTGTGCCCGGCTGGGTTTGGATTACGTGCCGAGCTGGGCCAATTTCCTGTTGGTGCGCGTTGGCAACGGGGCACGGATATACGAGGCGCTGCTGCGCCAAGGCGTCATTGTCCGCCCCATGAGTGTGTACGGTTTCCCTGAGCATGTGCGGGTCACCGTGGGCACCGCCGCGGAGAACGGACGCTTCATCACGGCGCTCGAGCACATCGTGCGCGGAGGAGGTGCGGGTGCCGCGGCTTTTTGA
- a CDS encoding cupin domain-containing protein produces MPFTHLPFVSLDWTAGAHPLETKKLVEGQPVVLLEFAPGFEDPNWCERGHIIYVLDGVLDLVLDDRTERIAAGDGCRLDPTTRHRAKNPGNVPVRLFVVSDCNSVLVTLAKATRTQSMKTPNLMRLRMRPFVRAERVVPTSSGEPFAAAHDLD; encoded by the coding sequence ATGCCCTTCACCCACCTGCCTTTCGTGTCCCTCGACTGGACGGCCGGGGCGCACCCGCTCGAGACAAAGAAACTCGTCGAGGGCCAGCCCGTTGTGCTGCTCGAGTTCGCACCGGGGTTCGAGGATCCGAACTGGTGCGAGCGCGGGCATATCATCTACGTGCTCGATGGAGTGCTCGACCTCGTGCTGGACGACCGAACGGAGCGGATCGCGGCGGGCGATGGGTGCAGGCTCGATCCGACAACGCGGCACCGGGCCAAAAATCCCGGCAACGTGCCGGTGCGGCTCTTCGTCGTGAGCGATTGCAATTCCGTTCTGGTTACGCTAGCAAAGGCCACTCGAACCCAATCCATGAAGACGCCGAATCTGATGCGCTTGAGGATGCGCCCGTTCGTTCGGGCCGAGCGCGTCGTACCAACGTCTTCGGGGGAGCCCTTTGCCGCCGCGCACGACCTCGATTGA